The following proteins are co-located in the Noviherbaspirillum sp. UKPF54 genome:
- a CDS encoding four-helix bundle copper-binding protein, producing the protein MAHEQFQSCIDACNACADACDECAAACLNEQDVKAMARCIQLDMDCAQLCRLAASYMARGSEFAGMICNACAELCDACGEECAQHPMEHCQRCAQACRRCADECRRMASGAKTAGAAKGAGALPAGHA; encoded by the coding sequence ATGGCACATGAACAGTTTCAATCGTGTATCGACGCATGCAATGCCTGCGCGGATGCCTGTGACGAGTGCGCAGCAGCTTGCCTGAATGAACAGGACGTCAAGGCAATGGCGCGCTGCATCCAGCTGGACATGGATTGCGCGCAGCTTTGCCGCCTTGCGGCATCGTATATGGCGCGTGGCAGCGAATTCGCCGGCATGATCTGCAATGCCTGCGCCGAGCTGTGCGATGCCTGCGGCGAGGAGTGTGCGCAGCATCCGATGGAGCATTGCCAGCGCTGTGCCCAGGCATGCCGCCGCTGCGCCGACGAGTGCCGGCGCATGGCGTCCGGCGCGAAAACCGCGGGCGCCGCCAAAGGTGCCGGCGCGCTGCCGGCCGGGCATGCGTAG
- a CDS encoding bifunctional diguanylate cyclase/phosphodiesterase, with protein MFDTLHQWLGGEGFMPHGHCFLWTPSLLWTYILGDGGIGLAYYSIPAALTYFVRKRADIEFNWVFKLFSMFIFFCGTTHLLSIWTIWHPDYWLDASLRLATAAISVVTAALMWPLIPKALKLPSAAQLQEAIRELEHQVAERRSAEARLAALNATLEQRVDARTRELLEANHRLQDEIESRRRIERDLQAEKERAQVTLKSIGDGVIATDTERRVTYLNPVAQRMTGWSSEEAAGRPIGMVFSIVNEKSRQQAPCQVGLALAHREVCKVSGDTLLLGRNGGEYAVESSAAPLLDHDGSVLGAVLVFHDVSAARQAANQMTYLANHDVLTGLPNRALLNDRLDHALALAAREHKRLALLFIDIDHFKHVNDSLGHEAGDQLLKKIARCFVQATRGSDTVCRQGGDEFIIMMPDISDDFAPAEVARKLLDALAAIDRVGTQEVHVGGSIGIAIYPENGRDAETLTKHADLAMYHAKASGRNNFQFFTQAMTEAVARRVQLEGGLRRAVEHNEFVVYYQPKVDLSSGQIIGAEALVRWRHPVLGLLSPGQFIAVAEQSGIIRQIGSWVLRETCRQNREWQMAGIGMIPIAINLSAVQLHQEGFLDEVTSTLGELDLPHDCLEFEVTESVAIHGEEKAIAWLTTLKEMGVRLSIDDFGTGYSSLSYLKRLPIDTIKIDQSFVRDITTDPDDAAIIEAIIHMAHTLRLEVIAEGVETADQLAFLRERRCDKVQGYYYSEPMPAERFGEMLVAQEDFA; from the coding sequence ATGTTCGACACGCTTCATCAATGGCTCGGCGGCGAAGGCTTCATGCCGCACGGCCACTGCTTTCTGTGGACGCCATCCCTGCTGTGGACCTATATCCTGGGCGACGGCGGCATCGGCCTGGCGTACTATTCGATTCCCGCCGCCCTCACCTACTTCGTGCGCAAGCGCGCCGACATCGAGTTCAACTGGGTGTTCAAGCTGTTTTCGATGTTCATCTTCTTTTGCGGCACGACCCATCTGCTATCGATCTGGACCATCTGGCACCCGGACTACTGGCTCGACGCGAGCCTGCGCCTGGCCACGGCAGCCATCTCGGTGGTCACCGCCGCCCTCATGTGGCCGCTGATCCCCAAGGCGCTCAAGCTGCCCAGCGCGGCGCAGCTGCAGGAAGCCATTCGCGAACTGGAACACCAGGTGGCCGAGCGCAGGAGCGCCGAAGCCAGGCTGGCCGCGCTCAACGCCACGCTGGAGCAGCGCGTCGATGCGCGCACGCGCGAACTGCTGGAAGCCAACCACCGGCTGCAGGACGAAATCGAGTCGAGAAGGCGGATCGAACGCGACCTGCAGGCTGAAAAGGAGCGCGCGCAAGTGACCCTGAAGTCGATCGGCGACGGCGTGATCGCCACCGACACCGAGCGCCGCGTCACCTACCTCAATCCGGTTGCGCAGCGCATGACGGGGTGGAGCAGCGAGGAAGCCGCCGGCCGCCCGATCGGTATGGTATTTTCCATTGTCAACGAGAAGAGCCGCCAACAGGCGCCCTGCCAGGTCGGGCTGGCGCTGGCGCACCGCGAAGTGTGCAAGGTATCCGGCGACACGCTGCTGCTGGGCCGCAACGGCGGCGAATACGCGGTCGAAAGCTCGGCCGCGCCGCTGCTCGACCACGACGGCAGTGTGCTCGGTGCGGTGCTGGTGTTCCATGACGTGAGCGCGGCGCGCCAGGCGGCCAACCAGATGACCTATCTCGCCAACCACGACGTGCTGACCGGCCTGCCCAACCGCGCGCTGCTGAACGACCGGCTCGACCACGCGCTGGCGCTGGCCGCGCGCGAGCACAAGAGGCTGGCGCTGCTGTTCATCGACATCGACCACTTCAAGCATGTCAACGATTCGCTCGGCCATGAAGCTGGCGACCAGCTGCTCAAGAAGATCGCGCGCTGCTTCGTCCAAGCCACGCGCGGCAGCGACACGGTATGCCGCCAGGGCGGCGACGAATTCATCATCATGATGCCCGACATCAGCGACGACTTCGCGCCCGCCGAGGTCGCGCGCAAGCTGCTCGATGCGCTGGCCGCCATCGACCGCGTCGGCACGCAGGAAGTCCACGTCGGCGGCTCGATCGGCATCGCGATCTATCCGGAAAACGGGCGCGACGCCGAGACGCTGACCAAGCACGCGGACCTGGCGATGTATCACGCCAAGGCGTCGGGCCGCAACAACTTCCAGTTCTTCACCCAGGCCATGACCGAGGCCGTGGCGCGCCGCGTGCAGCTCGAAGGCGGCCTGCGGCGCGCCGTCGAGCACAATGAATTCGTCGTGTATTACCAGCCCAAGGTCGATCTGTCGAGCGGCCAGATCATCGGCGCCGAAGCGCTGGTGCGCTGGCGGCACCCGGTGCTCGGCCTGCTGTCGCCCGGCCAGTTCATCGCCGTGGCCGAGCAGAGCGGCATCATCCGCCAGATCGGCAGCTGGGTGCTGCGCGAGACCTGCCGCCAGAACCGCGAATGGCAGATGGCCGGCATCGGCATGATCCCGATCGCGATCAACCTGTCGGCCGTGCAGCTGCACCAGGAAGGCTTCCTCGACGAGGTGACCAGCACGCTGGGCGAGCTCGACCTGCCGCACGACTGCCTCGAATTCGAAGTCACCGAAAGCGTCGCCATCCACGGCGAGGAAAAGGCGATCGCCTGGCTCACCACGTTGAAGGAAATGGGCGTGCGGCTGTCGATCGACGATTTCGGCACCGGCTACTCCAGCCTGTCCTACCTCAAGCGCCTGCCGATCGACACCATCAAGATCGACCAGAGCTTCGTGCGTGACATCACCACCGACCCGGACGACGCCGCCATCATCGAGGCCATCATCCACATGGCGCACACGCTGCGGCTGGAAGTGATCGCGGAAGGAGTGGAGACGGCCGACCAGCTCGCCTTCCTGCGCGAGCGCCGCTGCGACAAGGTGCAGGGCTATTACTACAGCGAACCGATGCCGGCCGAGCGCTTTGGCGAAATGCTGGTGGCGCAGGAAGATTTCGCGTGA
- a CDS encoding ABC transporter substrate-binding protein, whose amino-acid sequence MKRLITLFPLVLLLGTLPARALEALPTAWMDPPHTFRIEVLQVTDIEPYQQSLDGFLATLQENDIEQGKNLEIHRVKIDFDIEKGGFWDKVGVLFRVRQEARRIADSKPDLVLTIGTPATKYARAILEDAHIPVVFTAVANPLDADCPSLSDGGPGVTGSTLYMDMAQSLKIVREVFPSIQRIGMVHTDDENGVAHVAAARATAGEWKFAVASRQVNKRDSIIPSLKELYDQGKGVQMFAVPLDTYYGLRRYEPTIDLSDFSAELGIPVISLAMVRVPGAVLYVGADFRSVGSLAGTQAAKILKRRTKPDILPVLRQAKPTVLLDPARAHALDILLPSSVVDRKLPAKDGFWQVRVGD is encoded by the coding sequence ATGAAGCGATTGATCACACTTTTCCCATTGGTGCTTCTGCTGGGCACGTTGCCGGCGCGCGCGCTGGAGGCGCTGCCGACGGCCTGGATGGACCCGCCGCACACATTCCGCATCGAAGTACTGCAAGTCACCGACATTGAGCCCTATCAGCAATCGCTCGACGGCTTTTTGGCCACGCTGCAGGAAAACGACATCGAACAGGGAAAGAATCTGGAGATACACCGGGTCAAGATCGATTTCGACATCGAAAAGGGCGGATTCTGGGACAAGGTCGGCGTGCTGTTCCGCGTGCGCCAGGAAGCGCGGCGCATCGCCGACAGCAAACCGGACCTGGTGCTGACCATCGGCACCCCGGCCACCAAGTACGCGCGCGCGATCCTGGAGGATGCGCATATTCCCGTCGTGTTTACGGCCGTGGCCAATCCGCTGGATGCGGATTGCCCGTCGCTGTCCGACGGCGGCCCGGGCGTGACCGGATCGACGCTGTACATGGACATGGCGCAGTCGCTCAAGATCGTGCGCGAGGTTTTCCCGTCGATCCAGCGCATCGGCATGGTTCACACCGACGACGAGAATGGCGTGGCGCACGTCGCCGCAGCCAGGGCGACAGCCGGCGAATGGAAGTTCGCGGTGGCGTCGCGTCAGGTGAACAAGCGCGACAGCATCATCCCTTCGCTCAAGGAGCTGTATGACCAGGGCAAGGGGGTGCAGATGTTCGCCGTGCCGCTCGATACCTATTACGGCTTGCGCCGCTACGAGCCGACCATCGACCTGAGCGATTTCAGCGCGGAACTCGGGATTCCGGTCATCTCGCTGGCCATGGTGCGGGTGCCGGGCGCGGTGCTGTACGTCGGCGCGGACTTCCGCTCGGTGGGCAGCCTGGCCGGCACGCAAGCCGCCAAGATCCTCAAGCGCCGCACCAAGCCGGACATCCTGCCGGTGCTGCGCCAGGCCAAGCCGACCGTGCTGCTCGATCCGGCGCGCGCCCATGCGCTCGATATCCTGCTGCCGTCGTCCGTCGTCGACAGGAAGCTTCCGGCCAAGGACGGCTTCTGGCAAGTCCGGGTCGGCGACTGA
- a CDS encoding Lrp/AsnC ligand binding domain-containing protein has protein sequence MLDKISKKILSELQNDGRISNVELASRVNLSPAACLERVRKLQEAGYILGYAAQLNPQLLDVSLLVFIEVVLDRTTPEVFEAFKRSVQVIPEVQECHMVAGGFDYLVKARVKDMNAYREFLGKSLLQLKGVRETHTYAVMEEVKNTTKLPIR, from the coding sequence ATGCTGGACAAGATCAGCAAGAAAATCCTCTCCGAATTGCAGAACGATGGCCGCATCAGCAATGTCGAGCTGGCGTCGCGCGTGAACCTGTCGCCCGCGGCCTGTCTGGAACGGGTGCGCAAGCTGCAGGAAGCCGGCTACATCCTCGGCTATGCCGCGCAGCTCAATCCGCAATTGCTGGACGTGTCGCTGCTGGTGTTCATCGAGGTGGTGCTGGACCGCACCACGCCGGAAGTGTTCGAGGCATTCAAGCGCAGCGTGCAAGTGATCCCCGAAGTGCAAGAATGCCACATGGTCGCCGGCGGCTTCGATTACCTGGTCAAGGCGCGCGTGAAGGACATGAACGCCTACCGCGAATTCCTCGGCAAGTCGCTGTTGCAGTTGAAGGGCGTGCGCGAAACGCACACCTATGCGGTGATGGAAGAGGTCAAGAACACGACCAAGCTGCCGATCCGGTAG
- the putA gene encoding trifunctional transcriptional regulator/proline dehydrogenase/L-glutamate gamma-semialdehyde dehydrogenase — MLIASREVTASNVPFAALHNEVLQNASPLRAAITAAYRRDEREAVQWLLAQAQDNDIAHSRIQALASDLVQTVREKRTRASGVDALMHEFSLSSEEGVALMCLAEALLRIPDHQTADRLIADKISKGDWKRHLGESPSLFVNAATWGLLITGKLVSTNSEQGLGSALTKLIAKGGEPLIRKGVDLAMRMLGNQFVTGQTIDEALSNSRDNEARGYRYSYDMLGEAALTEEDAAKYYRSYEEAIHAIGRASNGRGIKNGPGISVKLSALHPRYSRAQRQRTMEELLASLKKLLLLAKQYNIGLNIDAEEADRLELSLDLMEALAFDPDLAGFDGIGFVVQAYQKRCPFVIDYLVDLARRSKRKFMVRLVKGAYWDAEIKRAQVDGMPGYPVYTRKVYTDVSYLVCAQRLLAAADVIYPQFATHNAHSLSSIYVWAQEKGVKDYEFQCLHGMGETLYDQVVGEENLGKPCRIYAPVGSHETLLAYLVRRLLENGANSSFVNQIVDENVAIETLIADPLEAAKKLGGEPHQNIALPVKLFGGERDNSAGVDLSNENTLRDIDAVFQRFSAHQWQAAPLLADGTASGAAQAVLNPADRRDVVGQVIEAGADDVERALAAAAHYAADWQATPPSQRAAALARAADLFEQNQFELLALTIREAGKSLPNAIAEVREAVDFLRYYAAQVANEPNAAALGPVVCISPWNFPLAIFTGEVSAALAAGNVVLAKPAEQTPLIAHRAVEMLHEAGVPRGALQLLPGRGEVVGARLTADSRVRGVIFTGSTEVAQLINRTLAARALQEKHEIPLIAETGGQNAMIVDSSALPEQVVQDVLASAFDSAGQRCSALRVLCLQADIADKTIKMLKGAMQELVIGNPDRLATDVGPVIDAEAQQNLLRHIERMKARAVDFHQLPLPAGCENGTFVAPTVIEIASLSELQREVFGPVLHVLRYKRDQLPQLIDAINATGYGLTLGVHSRIDETIDFITSRAHVGNIYVNRNIIGAVVGVQPFGGEGKSGTGPKAGGPLYLKRLQRGAAVARAAHTIHTPQNATHTILDSLVWWAGLHGHARIVTLAEAYLHESLLDTMLVLPGPTGERNTLTFAPRGTVLCSASSVDALLNQLAAVLATGNKALVSAESAGLLPAGLPDAVRNAVATLSGNDVAQASLQMALVDAARAPQLLPQLAAREGALVPVVETADIAPIPLWRLVAERALCVNTTAAGGNASLMTLQA; from the coding sequence ATGTTGATTGCTTCCCGTGAAGTTACCGCTTCCAACGTTCCATTTGCCGCTTTGCACAATGAAGTGCTGCAAAATGCCTCGCCCCTGCGCGCCGCGATCACGGCCGCGTACCGGCGCGACGAGCGCGAAGCCGTGCAATGGCTGCTGGCGCAGGCGCAGGACAATGACATCGCGCACAGCCGCATCCAGGCGCTGGCGTCCGACCTGGTGCAGACCGTGCGCGAAAAGCGCACCCGCGCGTCCGGCGTGGACGCCCTGATGCACGAATTCTCGCTGTCGTCGGAAGAAGGCGTGGCCTTGATGTGCCTGGCCGAGGCGCTGCTGCGCATTCCCGACCACCAGACCGCGGACCGCCTGATCGCCGACAAGATCAGCAAGGGCGACTGGAAACGCCACCTGGGCGAATCGCCTTCGCTGTTCGTCAACGCCGCCACCTGGGGCCTGCTCATCACCGGCAAGCTGGTGTCCACCAACAGCGAACAGGGCCTGGGCTCCGCGCTCACCAAGCTGATCGCCAAGGGCGGCGAGCCGCTCATCCGCAAGGGCGTGGACCTGGCCATGCGCATGCTGGGCAACCAGTTCGTGACCGGCCAGACGATTGACGAGGCGCTGTCCAACAGCCGCGACAACGAGGCGCGCGGCTACCGTTATTCGTATGACATGCTGGGCGAGGCGGCGCTCACGGAAGAAGACGCGGCGAAATACTATCGCTCGTACGAAGAGGCGATCCACGCGATCGGCCGCGCCTCCAACGGCCGCGGCATCAAGAACGGCCCCGGCATCTCGGTGAAACTGTCCGCGCTGCACCCGCGCTATTCGCGCGCACAGCGCCAGCGCACGATGGAGGAATTGCTGGCGAGCCTGAAGAAGCTGCTGCTGCTGGCCAAGCAATACAACATCGGCCTGAACATCGACGCCGAAGAGGCCGACCGCCTGGAGCTGTCGCTCGACCTGATGGAAGCGCTCGCGTTCGACCCGGACCTGGCCGGCTTCGACGGCATCGGCTTCGTGGTGCAGGCTTATCAAAAACGTTGTCCTTTCGTGATCGATTACCTGGTCGATCTCGCGCGCCGCAGCAAGCGCAAGTTCATGGTGCGCCTGGTCAAGGGCGCCTACTGGGACGCCGAAATCAAGCGCGCCCAGGTCGACGGCATGCCGGGCTATCCGGTCTACACGCGCAAGGTCTACACCGACGTGTCGTATCTGGTGTGCGCACAGCGGTTGCTGGCCGCGGCCGACGTGATCTATCCGCAGTTCGCCACCCACAACGCGCACTCGCTGTCGTCGATTTACGTGTGGGCGCAGGAAAAGGGCGTCAAGGATTACGAATTCCAGTGCCTGCACGGCATGGGCGAAACCCTGTACGACCAGGTGGTGGGCGAGGAAAACCTGGGCAAGCCGTGCCGTATCTACGCGCCGGTCGGCTCGCACGAAACCCTGCTGGCGTACCTGGTGCGCCGCCTGCTGGAAAACGGCGCGAACTCGTCCTTTGTCAACCAGATCGTCGATGAAAACGTCGCCATCGAAACCCTGATCGCCGACCCGCTCGAAGCCGCCAAAAAGCTCGGCGGCGAGCCGCACCAGAACATCGCGCTGCCGGTCAAGCTGTTCGGCGGCGAACGCGACAATTCCGCCGGCGTCGACCTGAGCAACGAAAACACGCTGCGCGACATCGACGCGGTATTCCAGCGCTTCTCCGCCCATCAGTGGCAGGCCGCGCCCCTGCTGGCCGACGGTACCGCCAGCGGCGCCGCGCAAGCGGTGCTTAATCCAGCCGACCGGCGCGACGTCGTCGGCCAGGTCATCGAAGCCGGCGCCGACGACGTCGAGCGCGCATTGGCCGCCGCCGCGCATTACGCCGCCGACTGGCAGGCCACGCCGCCGTCGCAGCGTGCCGCAGCGCTGGCGCGCGCGGCCGACCTGTTCGAGCAGAACCAGTTCGAATTGCTGGCGCTGACGATCCGCGAAGCGGGCAAGTCGCTGCCGAACGCGATTGCCGAAGTGCGCGAAGCGGTCGACTTCCTGCGCTATTACGCCGCGCAGGTGGCCAACGAGCCGAATGCCGCCGCGCTCGGCCCGGTCGTGTGCATCAGCCCGTGGAACTTCCCGCTGGCGATCTTCACTGGCGAGGTGAGCGCGGCGCTGGCCGCCGGCAACGTGGTGCTGGCCAAGCCCGCCGAGCAGACGCCGCTGATCGCGCACCGCGCGGTGGAAATGCTGCATGAAGCGGGCGTGCCGCGCGGCGCATTGCAATTGCTGCCGGGACGCGGCGAAGTGGTCGGCGCCCGGCTCACCGCCGACTCCCGCGTGCGCGGCGTGATCTTCACCGGCTCGACCGAAGTGGCGCAACTGATCAACCGCACGCTGGCCGCGCGCGCGCTGCAAGAAAAGCACGAGATCCCGCTGATCGCCGAAACCGGCGGCCAGAACGCGATGATCGTCGATTCCAGCGCCTTGCCGGAACAGGTGGTGCAGGACGTGCTGGCCTCCGCCTTCGACAGCGCCGGCCAGCGCTGCTCGGCGCTGCGCGTGCTGTGCCTGCAGGCCGACATCGCCGACAAGACCATCAAGATGCTCAAGGGCGCGATGCAGGAACTCGTCATCGGCAATCCGGACCGCCTGGCGACCGACGTCGGCCCGGTGATCGACGCCGAAGCGCAGCAGAACCTGCTGCGCCATATCGAGCGGATGAAAGCGCGCGCCGTCGACTTCCATCAGCTGCCGCTGCCGGCCGGTTGCGAAAACGGCACCTTCGTGGCGCCGACGGTGATCGAGATCGCCTCGCTGTCGGAGCTGCAGCGCGAAGTGTTCGGCCCGGTGCTGCACGTACTGCGCTACAAGCGTGACCAGCTGCCGCAGCTGATCGACGCGATCAACGCCACCGGCTACGGCTTGACGCTGGGCGTCCACTCGCGCATCGACGAGACGATCGACTTCATCACGTCGCGCGCGCACGTCGGCAACATCTACGTCAACCGCAACATCATCGGCGCGGTGGTCGGCGTGCAGCCGTTCGGCGGCGAAGGCAAGTCCGGCACCGGCCCCAAGGCCGGCGGCCCGCTCTACCTCAAGCGCCTGCAGCGCGGCGCGGCGGTGGCGCGTGCGGCGCACACCATCCATACGCCGCAGAACGCCACTCACACCATCCTCGACAGCCTGGTGTGGTGGGCCGGCCTGCACGGCCATGCGCGCATCGTCACGCTGGCCGAAGCTTACCTGCACGAGTCCCTGCTCGACACCATGCTGGTGCTGCCGGGGCCGACCGGCGAGCGCAACACCTTGACGTTCGCACCGCGCGGCACCGTGCTGTGCTCTGCTTCGAGCGTGGATGCCCTGCTGAACCAGCTGGCGGCCGTTCTCGCGACCGGCAACAAGGCGCTGGTGTCGGCGGAGTCGGCGGGCCTGCTGCCGGCAGGCCTGCCGGATGCGGTGCGCAACGCCGTCGCCACGCTCTCTGGCAACGATGTCGCGCAGGCTTCGCTGCAGATGGCGCTGGTGGACGCGGCCCGCGCGCCGCAGCTGCTGCCGCAACTGGCCGCGCGCGAAGGCGCGCTGGTGCCGGTGGTGGAAACGGCGGACATCGCCCCGATTCCGCTGTGGCGCCTGGTGGCTGAACGCGCGCTGTGCGTCAACACCACGGCTGCCGGCGGCAATGCCAGCCTGATGACGCTGCAGGCGTAA
- a CDS encoding EAL domain-containing protein, producing the protein MPHLPADTGPEEPIARPRAALSQKIGGIFLVLLLLGVANVIVVHTLLAEFNGVAATVNIAGKLRFLSQKIALNASNALHGWSAGKGIAESDIVDYEAALETLAQGKQVFGHSIKPLTAQQHTELGAIRRDWSGYRAYIESLLAGAATGNASAVQLAEITEGSARMLAGAERLLQSLTLDAQQRQEQALNTMYLLLLVDAAGLVGVFMLIRMRIVYPLRKLARRSRELAEGNYHVRIGYRADDEMGQLADAFNYAAQRIGALVGKLELEHQSLSQAESMFRGLAENSVVGVYVLQDGCFRFVNAKMAGMFGYERDEMLETVGVYDLVPEGDRNLVESNMQKRLRGDTQGVRYERRARRKDGDIFDVEVFGSVMQLDDRPATIGIMHDITERKQAEASARMATLVYQNSAEAMTITDAEGIVIDINPAFTRITGYERDEVVGQRISILRSGRQDRAFYDAMWHAIASTGHWQGEIWNRRKNGDVYAEWLTISTVYNPNDTVFRRIALFSDITYKKKTDDLVWHQANFDSLTGLPNRLMFRDRLEQEIRKSHRASLPMALIFLDLDRFKEVNDTLGHAVGDKLLQQAAQRLSGCVRESDTVARLGGDEFTIILGELNQPNNVERIVQDVLRNMAEPFVLGDEVAYVSASLGITFYPDDATEIEDLLKNADQAMYAAKNLGRNRFHYFTPCMQQEAQARRRLISDLRLALAERQFRVQYQPIVDLSTGAISKAEALIRWQHPARGLVSPAEFIPIAEETGLIVEIGDWVFREVVWQLSRWRARYPQLVVSLNTSPVQYRNSGIDHLGWFKHLHDLGVPANAISVEITEGLLLDTSAAITNQILRFREAGAGVALDDFGTGYSSMSYLSKLDIDYLKIDRSFILDLTPESENVALYEAMIVMAHKLGIKVIAEGVETEEQFRILQAVGCDYAQGYLFSRPVPPEEFEALLRSAPPSMLN; encoded by the coding sequence GTGCCACATCTGCCTGCCGATACCGGCCCAGAAGAGCCCATTGCCCGTCCCCGCGCCGCGCTCAGCCAGAAAATCGGGGGAATTTTCCTGGTGCTCCTGCTGCTGGGCGTGGCCAACGTCATCGTCGTGCACACCTTGCTGGCGGAATTCAACGGCGTGGCTGCCACGGTCAACATCGCGGGAAAGCTGCGCTTCCTGAGCCAGAAAATCGCGCTCAACGCCAGCAATGCGCTGCACGGCTGGAGCGCCGGCAAGGGCATTGCCGAAAGCGATATCGTCGACTACGAGGCGGCGCTCGAAACCCTGGCGCAGGGCAAGCAAGTGTTCGGCCATTCCATCAAGCCGCTCACGGCGCAGCAGCACACGGAACTGGGCGCGATCCGGCGCGACTGGAGCGGCTACCGCGCTTACATCGAGTCGCTGCTGGCCGGAGCCGCCACCGGCAACGCCAGCGCGGTTCAGCTCGCCGAGATCACCGAAGGGTCCGCGCGCATGCTGGCCGGAGCCGAACGGCTGCTGCAATCGCTGACGCTGGATGCGCAGCAGCGGCAGGAACAGGCGCTCAACACGATGTATTTGCTTCTGCTGGTGGACGCGGCGGGGCTGGTGGGCGTATTCATGCTGATCCGCATGCGGATCGTCTATCCCTTGCGCAAGCTTGCGCGGCGCAGCCGCGAACTGGCCGAAGGCAACTACCACGTGCGCATCGGCTACCGGGCCGACGATGAAATGGGCCAGCTCGCCGACGCCTTCAACTACGCCGCGCAGCGCATCGGCGCGCTCGTCGGCAAGCTCGAGCTGGAGCACCAGAGCCTGTCGCAGGCGGAATCGATGTTTCGCGGGCTGGCGGAAAACTCGGTGGTGGGCGTCTACGTCTTGCAGGACGGGTGCTTCCGCTTCGTCAATGCGAAGATGGCCGGCATGTTCGGCTACGAGCGCGACGAGATGCTGGAAACGGTCGGCGTCTACGACCTGGTGCCGGAGGGCGATCGCAACCTGGTGGAATCGAACATGCAGAAGCGCCTGCGCGGCGATACCCAGGGCGTGCGCTACGAGCGGCGCGCGCGCAGGAAAGATGGCGACATCTTCGACGTCGAGGTGTTCGGCTCCGTCATGCAGCTCGACGACAGGCCGGCGACAATCGGCATCATGCACGACATCACGGAGCGCAAGCAGGCCGAGGCGAGCGCGCGCATGGCGACCCTGGTGTACCAGAACAGCGCCGAGGCGATGACCATCACCGATGCCGAGGGCATCGTCATCGACATCAATCCCGCCTTTACCCGGATCACCGGCTACGAACGGGACGAAGTCGTCGGCCAGCGCATCAGCATCCTGCGCTCGGGACGCCAGGACCGCGCATTCTACGACGCGATGTGGCACGCGATCGCCAGCACCGGGCACTGGCAAGGCGAAATCTGGAACCGCCGCAAGAACGGCGACGTGTATGCGGAATGGCTGACCATCAGCACCGTCTACAACCCGAACGACACGGTGTTTCGCCGTATCGCGCTGTTTTCCGACATCACGTACAAGAAAAAGACCGACGACCTGGTATGGCACCAGGCTAACTTCGATTCCCTGACCGGCTTGCCGAACCGCCTCATGTTCCGCGACCGCCTGGAGCAGGAAATCCGCAAGTCGCACCGCGCGTCGCTGCCGATGGCGCTGATCTTCCTCGACCTGGACCGCTTCAAGGAAGTCAACGACACCCTGGGCCACGCCGTCGGCGACAAGCTGCTGCAGCAGGCCGCGCAGCGCCTCTCGGGTTGCGTGCGCGAGTCCGACACGGTGGCGCGGCTGGGCGGCGATGAATTCACGATCATCCTGGGCGAGCTGAACCAGCCGAACAACGTCGAGCGCATCGTGCAGGACGTGCTCAGGAACATGGCCGAGCCATTTGTTCTCGGCGACGAGGTCGCCTACGTGTCGGCCAGCCTCGGCATCACGTTCTATCCGGACGACGCGACCGAAATCGAGGACTTGCTCAAGAATGCCGACCAGGCGATGTACGCCGCCAAGAACCTGGGGCGCAACCGCTTTCACTACTTCACGCCGTGCATGCAGCAGGAGGCGCAGGCGCGGCGCCGCCTCATCAGCGACTTGCGCCTGGCGCTGGCGGAACGGCAGTTCCGCGTGCAGTATCAGCCGATCGTGGACCTGTCCACCGGTGCCATCAGCAAGGCCGAGGCGCTGATCCGCTGGCAGCACCCGGCCCGGGGCCTGGTCAGCCCGGCCGAGTTCATTCCGATTGCCGAAGAAACCGGTCTCATCGTCGAGATCGGCGACTGGGTATTCCGCGAAGTGGTGTGGCAGCTGTCGCGCTGGCGCGCGCGCTACCCGCAGCTGGTGGTGAGCCTGAACACCTCGCCGGTGCAGTACCGCAACAGCGGCATCGACCATCTCGGCTGGTTCAAGCATTTGCACGACTTGGGAGTGCCGGCCAACGCCATCTCGGTGGAAATCACGGAAGGCTTGCTGCTCGATACCAGCGCCGCCATCACCAACCAGATCCTGCGTTTCCGCGAAGCTGGCGCGGGCGTGGCGCTCGACGATTTCGGCACCGGCTACTCGTCGATGTCCTATCTCAGCAAGCTCGATATCGACTACCTGAAAATCGACCGCTCCTTCATCCTCGACCTGACGCCGGAATCGGAAAACGTGGCGCTCTACGAAGCGATGATCGTGATGGCGCACAAGCTCGGCATCAAGGTGATCGCCGAGGGAGTGGAAACGGAAGAGCAGTTCCGCATCCTCCAGGCCGTCGGCTGCGACTATGCGCAGGGCTACCTGTTTTCCAGGCCGGTGCCGCCCGAGGAGTTCGAGGCGCTGCTCCGGAGCGCGCCGCCATCCATGCTGAACTGA